A window from Aliamphritea hakodatensis encodes these proteins:
- a CDS encoding type II toxin-antitoxin system Phd/YefM family antitoxin, which produces MNVISYSDARASLKTVMDTVCDSHEATVVTRQKGDDVVILSKSDYDSVMETLYLLSSPANASRLLDAIAEVKAGQTQERELIQDEED; this is translated from the coding sequence ATGAATGTAATCTCATACAGCGACGCCCGGGCCAGCTTAAAAACGGTGATGGATACCGTATGTGATTCCCACGAGGCGACTGTTGTTACCCGGCAAAAAGGTGATGACGTGGTTATTCTGTCCAAGAGTGATTATGACAGTGTTATGGAAACACTCTACCTGCTGAGCAGCCCGGCTAACGCCAGCCGCTTGCTGGATGCGATCGCTGAAGTAAAAGCGGGCCAGACTCAGGAACGAGAGCTAA
- a CDS encoding GNAT family N-acetyltransferase, with protein MMNIHIRNELPGDEASVEAVTRLAFEGVPYSSHTEQFIIRDLRNAGQLTVSLVAEWQGSVVGHVAVSPVTLSDEAPGWYGLGPLSVLPEHQGQGIGSMLMRAALAALEAIAADGCVLLGEPEYYGRFGFTADPRLVLADVPPEYFLALRFNDNSAVGEVTYNRAFSAQA; from the coding sequence AATATACACATACGAAATGAGTTGCCGGGCGATGAGGCCAGTGTAGAAGCCGTAACCCGGCTGGCGTTTGAGGGCGTGCCTTATAGCAGCCATACCGAACAGTTTATTATCCGTGACCTGCGCAATGCCGGGCAACTGACAGTCTCGCTGGTGGCGGAATGGCAGGGGAGTGTGGTTGGCCATGTGGCAGTTTCGCCGGTCACTTTAAGCGACGAAGCACCTGGCTGGTATGGCCTGGGGCCATTGTCGGTATTGCCGGAGCATCAGGGGCAAGGCATCGGCTCGATGTTGATGAGGGCAGCGTTGGCTGCGCTTGAAGCAATCGCTGCGGATGGCTGTGTGCTGCTAGGCGAGCCTGAGTATTATGGCCGCTTCGGCTTTACCGCCGATCCCCGCCTGGTACTGGCGGATGTCCCGCCGGAATACTTTCTGGCGCTGCGGTTTAATGACAACAGTGCAGTCGGAGAAGTTACTTACAACCGGGCGTTTTCAGCACAGGCATAA